From the Actinomadura luzonensis genome, the window TCGCTCGATGTCCGTCCTGCGTAGCCGCAACGTGCTCCCGTTGCCGTGATCGCGCTGCGTCACCAGCCCCGCCTCCCTCAGCACCCGGAAGTGATGGGTGCGGGTGGCCTTCTTGACCGGCAGGTCGAAGGACCCGCAGGCCCGCTCGCGGTCCTCGGGGTCGGCGGCGAGCTCGGCCACCACGCGCCGCCGCCGGTCGTCGGCGAGCGCGGCGAGCACCTTGCCGAGATCCATCAGCACCCCCTTCAGGTACGAGTTGCATCATACCTGGCCTCTGGCTACTCTCCGAAGGTATGGAAATCGTCATACCTGAGGGTTCCGGTCCCATCGCCGTCCACGGCTTCGCCCGCCCCCGCCCCGAACGGGCCGAGGAGCTGGAGCGCCTGCTGCTGTCGTTCGTCGCGCCCACCAGGGCCGAGCCCGGCGCCTGGCAGTACCAGGTCCACCGCGACGCCGCCGACCCCACCACGCTGGTCTTCTACGAGCTCTGGCGGTCGAGGGACGACCTGCGCGCGCATCTCGCCCAGCCCGACCTGGCCCGGTTCCAGCGCGACCGCATGCACTACCTGCGCGAGGACCTGGAGATCCACTGGCTGACCCCGCTCACCGCGGAAGCCCCGTAGCCGGCCCCGGCTACAGCCGCTTGTAGCGGCCTTCGTGGTACAGGAGCGGCGCCCCGTCCGCGGGCATGTCCATCGACGTCACCCCGCCCACCACGATCGAGTGGTCACCGCCGTCGTGCACCGCGCTCGTCGCCGCCTCCAGCGTGGCGATGGCCCCGTCGAACAGCGCCACCCCCGACTCGCCCCGATGGTGCGGCCACCGCGCCAGTTGCCCGCTCAGCGGCCGCCCGCGATGGGCGAAGTAGCGGGAGGCGTCCTCCATGGAGGCGGGCAGCACGGACACCCCCCACACCCCCGCCTCCAGCACGGCCGCGTGGAACCTGGCCACCTTCTCGGCGCAGAACAGCACGAGGAGCGGGTCGAGCGAGACGGAGGTGAACGAGTTGACGGTCATGGCGTGATCGAGGTCGCCCACACGGGTCGTGACGATCGCGACCCCGGTGGTGAAGCGGCCGATGACCTTCCGATACGAGTCCGGGTCGACGTGCCGCTCAATCGAATGCACGTCGTTTACTTTATGCCGCTACGTCGGGTTCTTCGGAGGGTACCCTCGCAGAAGCCACGAACCCCCGCCTGACGAGGGCGAAAGCAGATAGGCCACGACAAGCGCCGCGAGCCCCCCGTACAGGTACACGTACCCCGGGACGCCGCTGGCGATCACCAGGTCGCCGGAGGCGAGCTGCACCGTGAACGGCATCGTCACCAGCAGCCACCCGGCCCCGGCCACGGCCGCCCCCAGCCGCGCCCGCATCAGCCTCCCCGCCCCCAGGCAGACGAGGAACAACATCAGCACCCACAACACGGCCCCGCCCGGCACCGGCCCCGCCTGCCACAGGGGATGCGTGAACCCGCCCACGACCCCCATGACGACCCCCAGCACGAACAGCATGCCGTACGCCGCTCCACCCAGCGCCGACTCGGCCTGGCCGCGATGCTCCATGCCGACTGAGGTTAGTGGATGCCCGCGAAGAGATCGTTCTCGCGGTTGTGCGGCTCGCCGAGCCCGCCGGCCTCGACGGGCGGCCCCGGCGCCGGCCGGCCCGGCACCCCGAGGGCGAGGACGAAGTGCTCGACGCCCAGCACCTCCTGCCCGATGTTGTTCGACAGCGCGAACCACGGGTCGCGGACGGTGATCTGGGTGGCGTGCGCCCGCATGGCCTCCATCTTGTTGCCGATCCACGGCCGGGCGTCGATCTCGGTGGTGACGTCCTCGTCGCGGTTGCCGAACGGCATGTCGTCGACGTCCTCCAGGAGGAAGCCGGTGCCGGCCTCGCGCAGCGACTCCGCCGACCGGCGCATGACGGACCTGGGCAGCGCCGTGTGGTAGAACTTCGCGATCTGCCAGGGCTCGCCCTCGCCGAAGGCCGGGTCGGCGGCCAGCTCGTACGCCCGCCGCGAGACCCGGTGGGCCTGGATGTGGTCGGGATGCCCGTAGAAGCCGTGGTCGTCGTAGGTGACCAGGACCTGGGGGCGTACCTCGCGGATGACCTCGACCAGCTCGCCCGCCGCCTCGTCGAGGTCGGCGCGCCAGAACGCCCTGGGGTGCTCGTTGGTGGCCGCGCCCATCATCCCCGAGTCGCGCCAGCGGCCCGGCTCGCCGAGGAAGCGGTGGTCCTCGACGCCGAGCGCCTTGCAGGCGGCGGCGAGCTCGCCGATCCGGTACGGGCCGAGCGAGTCCTCGCGGTCGGCGGCCAGGTGGGCGAGGTGCTCGGGGATGATCTCCCCCTCCTCGCCCAGGGTGCAGGTGACCAGCGTGACGTGGGCGCCTTCGGCGGCGTACCTGGCCATGGTCGCGCCGGTGCCGATGGACTCGTCGTCCGGGTGGGCGTGCACGAGGAGCAGGCGTCGGTCCGTCATGGTCACGAGCGTAACAAGGGCGTGTTGCTGGCAGGATTGGCCCCATGAGTGAGAGCTTCCCGCGTCTGTCCGCCAGGACCCGGCGGTTCACCCTGGGCGTGCCCAGGGGCTTCACGATCTCCCCGGACGGCGGCCGGGTGGTCTTCCTGCGCACGCGTTCGGGCACCGACCCGGTGACCTGCCTGTGGGAGCTCGACACCGAAACCCACGTCGAGCGGCTGGTCGTCGATCCGCGGCTGCTCCGTGGCGACGACGAGGAGAACCTGCCGCCGGAGGAGCGGGCCAGGCGCGAGCGCAGCCGGGAGGCGGCGGGCGGCGTCGTGGCGTACGCCACCGACTCGGCGGTGACGCGGGCCTGTTTCGCCCTGTCCGGCGGTCTGTACGTGGTGGACCTGGCCGGCGGCGAGGCACGCAGGCTGGAGACGCCGGGCGCGGTCATCGACCCCCGGCTGTCGCCCGACGGGCGGCAGGTCGCCTATGTCACCGGCGGCGCGCTGCACGTCCAGGACCTCCTCTCGGGCGCCGACCGCGCGCTCGCCGTGCCGGAGTCGGAGACGGTGACGTACGGGCTGGCCGAGTTCATCGCCGCCGAGGAGATGGACCGCCTGCGCGGCTACTGGTGGTCGCCGTCGGGCGACGCGCTGCTGGCCGAACGGGCCGACGAGGCGCCGGTGCGGGTCTGGCACATCGCCGACCCGGCGAACCCGGACCGCACCCCGGCGGCCCAGCGCTACCCCGCCGCCGGCACGCCCAACGCCCGCACCGAGCTGTACGTGCTGGGGCTCGACGGGTCGCGGGTGGCGGTGCCGTACGAGGAGGAGTACCTCGCCACGGCCGCCTGGGACTCCCACGCGCTGTCGATCGTGACGCTGACCCGCGACCAGAAGACCATGCGGCTGTCCACCGTCGACCCGGCGACCGGCGCCACCACGCTCGTGCGCGAGGACACCGACCCGGCCTGGGTCGACATCGTCGGCGGCGTCCCGGCGCACCTCGACGACGGCTCGCTGGTCTGGGCGGCCAACGGCGAGGGCGGCCACCGCCTCTTCGTCGGCGACCGCGCGGTGACGCCGCCCACGCTGCAGGTGCGCGCGGTGCTGGACGTCGACCACGACAGCGTGCTGTTCAGCGCGAGCGGCGACCCGACCGAGATCCAGCTCTGGACGTGGGACGGCCACTCGCTGCTGCCGGTCTCGACCCGGTCCGGGGTGTTCTCGGGCCGGATGTCCGGCGGGGTCGGCGTGCTGACCGAGCAGAGCCTCGACGCCGAGGGCGTGTCGGTGACGGTCGTGCGGCGCGACGGCATGGCGGTGCCGATCCCGTCGTACGCGGAGCGGCCTGGGCTCGACCTGCGCGTGTCGATCGGGCGTTCCGGGCGGCGCGAGCTGGCCACCGCCGTGGTGCTGCCGTCCTGGTACGAGCAGGGGTCGGGCCCGCTGCCGGTGCTCATGGACCCGTACGGCGGGCCGCACGCGCAGCGGGTGCTCAACCGGCGCGGCGCGTTCCTGGAGAGCCAGTGGTTCGCCGAGCAGGGCTTCGCCGTGGTCGTGGCCGACGGGCGGGGCACGCCGGGCCGGGGCACCGCGTTCGAGCGGGCGGTGCTCAACGACCTTGCCACCCCCGCGCTGGAGGACCAGATCGACGCCCTGCACGGCGTGGCCGAGCAGTACGGCGACGATCTCGACCTGTCGCGGGTGGCCATCAGGGGCTGGTCGTTCGGCGGGTTCCTGGCCGCGCTGGCGGTGCTGCGGCGGCCCGAGGTGTTCCACGCGGCCGTGGCCGGGGCGCCGGTGACCGACTGGCGGCTGTACGACACGTGCTACACCGAGCGTTACCTGGGCCATCCGGACGAGCAGCCCGAAGTGTACGAGAACTCCTCGCTCTTCGCCGACGCCGCCAAGCTGGAGCGTCCGCTCATGCTCATCCACGGCCTCGCCGACGACAACGTGGTGGCCGCCCACACGCTGCGCCTGTCCTCGGCCCTGCTGGCGGCCGGTCGCCAGCACACCGTGCTGCCGCTGTCCGGCGTCACGCACATGACGCCGCAGGAGGTCGTGGCCGAGAACCTGCTGCTGCTCCAGGTGGACTTCCTGAAGAAGGCCCTGGGCGTCACCGGCTGACGCGGGGTCACTGGAGGGCGTCGAGCAGCCGGCCCACCACCAGGCCGGCCATGACGACGACCGCCAGGATCACGTAGAAGACCCATACGGAGGCGTTCAGCAGGGCGAGCTGGCCCTGGACGATGGCCAGGATCAGCACGGCCAGCAGGGTGCCGGTCACCGCGCTGCGGCTGCCGTCGGGGCTGGTGCCGCCGAGCAGCACGGCGGCCAGCGCGAACACGACGGTGGACGTCCCCTGGGCGCCCGGCTGGGCGGCGCCCAGACGGACAAGCAGGACGAACCCGCCCAGCGCGGCCAGCACCGCCGAGCCCGCCATGCCCACCGTACCGGCCAGCCACATGCGCCTCGCCCCGGCGTCCGCCGCGTCGCTCAGCCGTTCGCGGACGTTCAGCGCCGCCCAGAACGCCCCGCCCGCCATCGAGATCACCGCGAACACCACGAACCACGTCACCTGCGGCGGCGACGGCGGCTGCGTCACGGGGACCGTCCGGCCGCCGGTGATCGCCAGGGACACGGCGTCGCAGGCGAGGCCCGCGCCGAGCGTGACGGCCCAGGCGGGCATGGACATCGGAAACGCCTGCGACCGCCCCGCCACCCCACCGGCCCGCCCGAGTGCCCCGCCGCTGGTTTGCCCGGGTGCCCCGCCGCTGGTTTGCCCGGGTGCCCCGCCGGCCCGTCCCGGCGCCGCGAACCCGCCCGCCGGCTCCTGGAGCGTGAGCCTGTTGCCCCGCTCCGGCAGGGGTGACGCGCCCGCCCATCCCCCCGCGCCTCGGGACGCGGTCGCGGGCTCCGACACCAGCACCGTGAACGCCCCCACGACCAGCCCCGCGACCGCCGCCACGACCAGCACCGACGCCAGCGCCGCCCCCAGGGACATCCCGCTCGCCTCCGCCATGGTCGCGACGAGCACCCCCGACAGCGTCGCCACGGCCCCCACCGCCAGGTTGGGCACCCCGGCCCGGAACGACAGGGCGAGCGCGGAGGCGATCAACCCGAGCGGCGCGGCCTGCGCGAGCACGTTGAGCACGTGCCCGGTCGGCGCCGTGACCAGGACCATGCCCAGCCCCAGGACCAGGAGCACACCGAGCAGCCCTTCCCAAGCCCACTGCCATTTGCTCACGCCGTCGA encodes:
- the mshB gene encoding N-acetyl-1-D-myo-inositol-2-amino-2-deoxy-alpha-D-glucopyranoside deacetylase — translated: MTDRRLLLVHAHPDDESIGTGATMARYAAEGAHVTLVTCTLGEEGEIIPEHLAHLAADREDSLGPYRIGELAAACKALGVEDHRFLGEPGRWRDSGMMGAATNEHPRAFWRADLDEAAGELVEVIREVRPQVLVTYDDHGFYGHPDHIQAHRVSRRAYELAADPAFGEGEPWQIAKFYHTALPRSVMRRSAESLREAGTGFLLEDVDDMPFGNRDEDVTTEIDARPWIGNKMEAMRAHATQITVRDPWFALSNNIGQEVLGVEHFVLALGVPGRPAPGPPVEAGGLGEPHNRENDLFAGIH
- a CDS encoding flavin reductase family protein; the protein is MHSIERHVDPDSYRKVIGRFTTGVAIVTTRVGDLDHAMTVNSFTSVSLDPLLVLFCAEKVARFHAAVLEAGVWGVSVLPASMEDASRYFAHRGRPLSGQLARWPHHRGESGVALFDGAIATLEAATSAVHDGGDHSIVVGGVTSMDMPADGAPLLYHEGRYKRL
- a CDS encoding DUF6113 family protein, which encodes MEHRGQAESALGGAAYGMLFVLGVVMGVVGGFTHPLWQAGPVPGGAVLWVLMLFLVCLGAGRLMRARLGAAVAGAGWLLVTMPFTVQLASGDLVIASGVPGYVYLYGGLAALVVAYLLSPSSGGGSWLLRGYPPKNPT
- a CDS encoding ABC transporter permease subunit; the protein is MSKWQWAWEGLLGVLLVLGLGMVLVTAPTGHVLNVLAQAAPLGLIASALALSFRAGVPNLAVGAVATLSGVLVATMAEASGMSLGAALASVLVVAAVAGLVVGAFTVLVSEPATASRGAGGWAGASPLPERGNRLTLQEPAGGFAAPGRAGGAPGQTSGGAPGQTSGGALGRAGGVAGRSQAFPMSMPAWAVTLGAGLACDAVSLAITGGRTVPVTQPPSPPQVTWFVVFAVISMAGGAFWAALNVRERLSDAADAGARRMWLAGTVGMAGSAVLAALGGFVLLVRLGAAQPGAQGTSTVVFALAAVLLGGTSPDGSRSAVTGTLLAVLILAIVQGQLALLNASVWVFYVILAVVVMAGLVVGRLLDALQ
- a CDS encoding putative quinol monooxygenase; its protein translation is MEIVIPEGSGPIAVHGFARPRPERAEELERLLLSFVAPTRAEPGAWQYQVHRDAADPTTLVFYELWRSRDDLRAHLAQPDLARFQRDRMHYLREDLEIHWLTPLTAEAP
- a CDS encoding S9 family peptidase, giving the protein MSESFPRLSARTRRFTLGVPRGFTISPDGGRVVFLRTRSGTDPVTCLWELDTETHVERLVVDPRLLRGDDEENLPPEERARRERSREAAGGVVAYATDSAVTRACFALSGGLYVVDLAGGEARRLETPGAVIDPRLSPDGRQVAYVTGGALHVQDLLSGADRALAVPESETVTYGLAEFIAAEEMDRLRGYWWSPSGDALLAERADEAPVRVWHIADPANPDRTPAAQRYPAAGTPNARTELYVLGLDGSRVAVPYEEEYLATAAWDSHALSIVTLTRDQKTMRLSTVDPATGATTLVREDTDPAWVDIVGGVPAHLDDGSLVWAANGEGGHRLFVGDRAVTPPTLQVRAVLDVDHDSVLFSASGDPTEIQLWTWDGHSLLPVSTRSGVFSGRMSGGVGVLTEQSLDAEGVSVTVVRRDGMAVPIPSYAERPGLDLRVSIGRSGRRELATAVVLPSWYEQGSGPLPVLMDPYGGPHAQRVLNRRGAFLESQWFAEQGFAVVVADGRGTPGRGTAFERAVLNDLATPALEDQIDALHGVAEQYGDDLDLSRVAIRGWSFGGFLAALAVLRRPEVFHAAVAGAPVTDWRLYDTCYTERYLGHPDEQPEVYENSSLFADAAKLERPLMLIHGLADDNVVAAHTLRLSSALLAAGRQHTVLPLSGVTHMTPQEVVAENLLLLQVDFLKKALGVTG
- a CDS encoding ArsR/SmtB family transcription factor; translation: MDLGKVLAALADDRRRRVVAELAADPEDRERACGSFDLPVKKATRTHHFRVLREAGLVTQRDHGNGSTLRLRRTDIERRFPGLLRLLVDELDRDELDRDELDQGELDEGEA